A stretch of the Argentina anserina chromosome 6, drPotAnse1.1, whole genome shotgun sequence genome encodes the following:
- the LOC126801204 gene encoding protein LIGHT-DEPENDENT SHORT HYPOCOTYLS 10 produces MSLDRGKEFSGAEGSSSGYSSPSPTDHHDHQQQPATPSRYESQKRRDWNTFGQYLKNQRPPVPLSQCNYSHVLEFLRYLDQFGKTKVHLQGCMFYGQPEPPAPCTCPLRQAWGSLDALIGRLRAAYEENGGSPESNPFASGAIRVYLREVRECQAKARGIPYKKKKKKPTATTPNSGSSSRGGGPGNSDRDSSTSSIMHFS; encoded by the coding sequence ATGTCTCTCGACAGAGGTAAGGAATTCTCAGGTGCAGAAGGATCGTCGTCGGGGTACTCGAGTCCGAGTCCCACCGATCATCATGACCATCAGCAGCAGCCTGCGACGCCCAGCAGGTATGAGTCGCAGAAGAGGAGAGACTGGAACACTTTCGGGCAGTACTTGAAGAACCAGAGACCTCCAGTCCCTCTCTCCCAGTGCAATTACAGCCACGTCCTGGAGTTCCTCAGGTACCTCGATCAGTTCGGGAAGACCAAAGTCCATCTCCAAGGTTGTATGTTTTACGGCCAGCCAGAGCCACCTGCGCCTTGTACATGTCCTCTCCGGCAGGCTTGGGGAAGCCTGGATGCACTCATAGGGAGGCTGAGGGCTGCTTATGAGGAGAACGGCGGGTCCCCTGAGAGCAACCCTTTTGCTAGCGGTGCAATCAGGGTTTACTTGAGGGAGGTCAGGGAGTGTCAGGCCAAGGCTAGAGGGATTCCttacaagaagaagaagaagaagccgaCGGCAACAACTCCGAACAgcggcagcagcagcagagGAGGAGGACCTGGAAATAGTGATCGTGATTCTTCAACAAGTTCTATCATGCACTTCTCTTGA